A segment of the Mercurialis annua linkage group LG4, ddMerAnnu1.2, whole genome shotgun sequence genome:
tgcctccgggtctgggtctcccctccccaagCCAGCGTCTCCgcgctgtgtccccggtggtagattctcgtcttgcaccccctcccttcgaggaggaggaggatcattccgaccttcgtctctcggaaaagggcgatcatgccgaccttcgtctctcggcagagggcgatcatgccgaccttcgtctctcggcagagggcgatcatgccgaccttcgtctctcggcaaatTAGTGTCACGATGATCCTCGCCTCTTGGTGCTTGATGCTCTGTGGGACCCCTAGGTCTGGGTCGTGGGTGGTCGCtccgaccttcttctctcggaGGACGACCATCCTGAAACTCAGCAGCTTGGGATGGAGGGACCCCAGGGGTGGCCgagggattgtaacttgggtaatactgggacatgactgcaaagtgcatctgctgggcctggtgcagctggcgagccatgtattctaaatattcttgagcttgtaagaccgccggaggtatatcttgcccagaagttgttcctgttcccgtagccaccagtgtagcgtctaccgggaagttgagttgagtgggagacaaggtattgtggaggaaactttgaggcacggtggttcctggggttgataagtgggtgtgacttgcatctgaagcaaaagggttcgcccttggatagttttccaacccatataaaggcacaaatccagctccactgccggaagccctggatcctcccacctgagcattcgccggaggagttaagccagtgatcacagaggtccgaccactAGCAGAGACTCCACCAACCAAGTTAGCATCGGTAACCGTAGTTCCCAGAGGATCTACCCtgtccaaaacaggatcatcagccattgtttcttgtcaagatctgatcagcaacgtcaagagaaccagagtagaacaggggaatacaaaacggtttcccacagacggcgccaagtgatgaatcaccaaaATAGATCCGAGCTGTAgtgacctgcacaccacaagcagacggaggtcagaaagaactccggtgggggtcaccggacgttcactccgacgctcaagtaagattttaagtagaggaagaagaagaagagaaaagagagtgcttagagtagagaaaaagaaaattacctagggtttgtccttaaaccctctatttatagttagggtttaaggacaaacctgccttgctggcaggctgtgagcccagtggtcccagaaatcagttatgctgacgtggtggAATATCCTtgcgggaggcacgggttgttaggtgtgtcagagggaacattcctcacgtacctgtcagaagatcttctgtggtccccggatctggtacacgagcgAGCGCTCTTTGGacaggacctcggagcccggataacttgggagtcaagttatcatgaTTTCCGTATCTGGGAGCAGCTCAGAGCTCGGACCAGATGGTCCGGTTTTTCGGGCTCAGAGCTCGGGTAagattcttggtccgaccttatcaggcatgattgtctcggatgatgtttgaattcccatcgatccggtgaccccccaagtcatgcgttctatgatttcaagaaggtcgggaattgttaccaggtcggtgaaatgcttgacttagcgatgttcgttcctggcgaggttgcttcgcccctactagatgtgctacgttatcagtaACAATCTCACAAACTGCATAATGGAGAATTACATCAACGGTCCAAATCAATTCAAagctaaaaaaacaaatataaaagaaagaaCTTTTTTAATGAGCTAATACATGGGTATGGTTTCTGATTGTTGCAATGTGCAATAATGTATTTCCTTCCACATCCTGTTGATTGAGGACTCTTGCATGGCAGACCCATTTCAGCAAGaattcaaaagcttcactcctGTTATTTCTAAGAGCAATATGCAGAGCTGTCTCATTTCTGACAGTCAAATCTTGTATGGATTTCGGACAAACTGATAAAAACTTAGGCAGAAGCTCCATGTTTCCTAATGAAGCTGCATAATGCAAAGGAGTTATGCCTTCTCTTCCTTTGACACAGACAAGCTCACCGTCAATCTCTAATAGCCCAAGAACCACCTGAGTATGCCTATTTTGCAGAGCAAGGTGAATGGGGCTAAACCCATCTCCGTTAAGCTTTCTTGAAAGCGAAGGCTTTAATCTCATTATTTCCGTGGCAAATTCAATCCGGCCGGAAGATGCAGCAACATGCAGAGGGGAGTTTACGTATGGAATGGCGTCGACATGCTCCAAAAGACACGGATCTTTGCGAATTAGTGAATATAAAGTATCAATATCTCCTTCTCGTGAA
Coding sequences within it:
- the LOC126678613 gene encoding ankyrin repeat-containing protein BDA1-like; this encodes MNQQLVNASREGDIDTLYSLIRKDPCLLEHVDAIPYVNSPLHVAASSGRIEFATEIMRLKPSLSRKLNGDGFSPIHLALQNRHTQVVLGLLEIDGELVCVKGREGITPLHYAASLGNMELLPKFLSVCPKSIQDLTVRNETALHIALRNNRSEAFEFLLKWVCHARVLNQQDVEGNTLLHIATIRNHTHFVRLLLIT